A region from the Brevibacterium paucivorans genome encodes:
- the hisF gene encoding imidazole glycerol phosphate synthase subunit HisF, translating into MSLAARVIPCLDVKDGRVVKGVNFMDLRDAGDPIECARAYAAEGADELVFLDVTASSSGRAPTYDMVNQVAQEIFIPFAVGGGIRSCDDVDRMLREGADKVGVNTAAIARPELISEIARRFGNQVLVLSADVRRSPATTSGMEVTTHGGRTGTGIDALEWLARAQDLGAGEILLNSMDADGTKKGFDLEMIEQARQVVDLPLIASGGAGAVEHFAPAIRAGADAVLAASVFHFGDFTIGDVKAELKREGIDVR; encoded by the coding sequence ATGTCGCTCGCAGCTCGTGTCATTCCGTGCCTCGACGTCAAAGACGGTCGAGTGGTCAAGGGCGTGAACTTCATGGACCTCCGCGACGCCGGAGACCCCATCGAATGTGCCCGCGCCTACGCGGCTGAAGGCGCCGACGAACTGGTGTTCCTCGACGTCACAGCGTCCAGCTCCGGCCGCGCACCCACCTATGACATGGTCAACCAGGTGGCCCAAGAAATCTTCATCCCGTTCGCCGTGGGAGGTGGCATCCGGTCGTGTGACGACGTCGACCGCATGTTGCGCGAAGGTGCGGACAAAGTGGGGGTGAACACGGCTGCTATCGCACGTCCCGAACTCATCTCGGAGATCGCCAGGCGCTTTGGCAACCAAGTGTTGGTGTTGTCAGCCGACGTTCGCAGATCACCCGCGACCACCTCGGGCATGGAAGTCACCACGCACGGCGGGCGCACGGGAACGGGGATCGACGCGCTGGAGTGGTTGGCGCGAGCCCAGGATCTGGGAGCCGGCGAAATCTTGCTCAACAGCATGGATGCAGACGGCACCAAAAAGGGATTCGACCTCGAGATGATCGAACAGGCACGCCAGGTCGTGGACCTGCCACTCATCGCCTCCGGTGGGGCCGGCGCGGTCGAACACTTTGCGCCGGCGATTCGCGCAGGAGCCGACGCCGTGCTCGCAGCCAGCGTATTCCACTTTGGGGACTTCACGATCGGGGACGTGAAAGCGGAACTGAAACGCGAAGGAATCGACGTTCGATGA
- a CDS encoding Trp biosynthesis-associated membrane protein — protein MKRSTAVVALLVCAGVMWVLGSQNWGAEVVNQTPEGVQDVGSEAVTNRVGIALAAVAAVLAVLLAMVGRFGRWVVAVMYALSSMVFAVVAVAQTDAGILRWAGLAVGVLGAGLSLFIARASGDWTTRNKYDRDAHTSTDEPDSVSDWDALTRGEDPT, from the coding sequence GTGAAACGCTCAACCGCCGTGGTGGCCCTGCTTGTGTGTGCCGGGGTGATGTGGGTGCTGGGTTCCCAGAATTGGGGCGCCGAGGTCGTGAATCAGACACCCGAGGGCGTCCAGGATGTGGGCAGTGAGGCGGTGACGAACCGTGTGGGCATTGCTTTGGCAGCGGTGGCTGCTGTTTTGGCTGTTCTACTCGCGATGGTGGGGCGGTTTGGCCGGTGGGTCGTCGCTGTGATGTACGCGTTGAGCTCCATGGTGTTTGCTGTTGTTGCGGTTGCTCAAACCGATGCAGGCATTCTGCGGTGGGCAGGCCTTGCCGTGGGTGTTCTGGGGGCTGGACTGAGCCTGTTTATCGCACGCGCTTCAGGAGACTGGACCACGCGCAACAAGTACGACCGTGACGCGCACACGTCTACCGACGAGCCCGACTCTGTTTCCGACTGGGACGCGCTCACCAGAGGAGAAGACCCCACGTGA
- the trpC gene encoding indole-3-glycerol phosphate synthase TrpC, with protein sequence MSVLNSIIDGVRADLAEREARISLSECKKRADDASPALPFLPVEEFGLICEVKRSSPSKGHLADISNPAELAAQYAAGGALAISVLTEQRRFNGSLDDLDAVRAAVNIPILRKDFTVTEYQIYEARAHGADLVLLMASALDDTQLKDFYALSNDLGMTALVETHTPEEMERVRALDAGLIGVNARNLKDLSVDTARVAPIMSDAPQGATLVAESGVESVEDIRTYAVAGAHVVLCGEALVKAGDPRASVEEFTRAGRQ encoded by the coding sequence GTGAGCGTACTTAACAGCATTATTGATGGAGTCCGAGCCGACCTTGCAGAACGTGAGGCTCGGATTTCTCTTTCGGAGTGCAAGAAGCGCGCAGATGACGCAAGCCCGGCACTCCCTTTTCTCCCCGTTGAAGAATTCGGGTTGATCTGCGAAGTCAAACGCTCCTCACCCTCAAAAGGGCACTTGGCGGACATCAGCAACCCCGCTGAACTGGCCGCCCAGTACGCGGCCGGGGGAGCGCTAGCGATCAGCGTGCTCACCGAACAGCGACGCTTCAACGGAAGTCTGGACGACCTCGACGCTGTGCGCGCAGCCGTGAACATTCCCATCCTGCGCAAGGACTTCACCGTCACGGAATACCAGATCTATGAAGCGCGTGCTCACGGTGCTGACCTCGTCCTCCTCATGGCATCTGCCCTGGACGATACGCAACTGAAAGATTTCTACGCACTCAGCAACGACCTCGGGATGACAGCCCTGGTTGAAACCCACACGCCAGAAGAGATGGAACGGGTGCGGGCGCTGGACGCGGGGCTCATTGGTGTCAACGCGCGCAACCTCAAGGACCTCAGCGTCGATACTGCGCGCGTGGCTCCTATCATGTCGGACGCACCGCAGGGAGCAACTCTGGTTGCGGAGTCCGGTGTGGAATCCGTCGAGGATATCCGCACATACGCAGTTGCCGGTGCTCATGTGGTGCTCTGTGGTGAAGCGCTCGTGAAAGCGGGCGACCCCAGGGCGTCGGTTGAAGAATTTACACGCGCTGGACGTCAGTAA
- the pyk gene encoding pyruvate kinase, giving the protein MRHAKIVATLGPKQDSYEAIRTLIDEGTDVLRFNFSHGTHEDHQRRYEWARRAALETGRAIAILIDLQGPKIRLGEFETPEPIALERGDRFTITTRDVVGTRELSGTTYKKLPTDVEVGDPLLIDDGRVRLRAVEVTDTEVVTEVEVPGNVSNHKGINLPGVPVSVPALSEKDVEDLRFGLHMGADWVALSFVRDAQDAAHVRQIMAEEEIWIPVIAKLEKPQAVESLRDVVGAFDGIMVARGDLGVELPLEQVPIVQKRAIELCRRQAKPVIVATQMLESMIDESRPTRAEVSDCANAVLDGADALMLSGETAVGTYWKEAVRTMASIIESTEAHGLERVPPLGTEPHTRGGAITAAAVQIARQLKIDLLCTFTQSGDSVRRMSRIRADKPILAFTPDVRVRHQLALSWGVRTFLVNPMRHTDEMARQVDEILLSSGLAEDGQLCVIVAGSPPGIAGSTNALRVHAVGDTIKGVAPVYREDQDRNQSGGYGEIPEPPTGSQHVIRED; this is encoded by the coding sequence ATGAGGCACGCGAAAATTGTCGCAACACTAGGTCCCAAGCAAGATTCATACGAAGCAATCCGTACACTCATCGACGAAGGCACCGATGTCCTTCGTTTCAACTTCAGTCACGGCACCCACGAAGACCACCAGCGTCGCTATGAGTGGGCCCGTCGGGCGGCACTAGAAACTGGGCGCGCAATTGCAATTCTGATCGACTTGCAAGGCCCTAAGATCCGCCTCGGTGAGTTTGAGACACCTGAGCCCATTGCACTGGAACGCGGCGACCGGTTCACCATCACAACACGCGATGTCGTTGGCACCCGCGAACTTTCCGGCACCACGTACAAGAAGCTCCCCACGGATGTCGAGGTGGGGGACCCGTTGCTCATTGACGACGGTCGCGTGCGGTTGCGCGCCGTCGAGGTGACGGATACCGAGGTCGTCACCGAAGTTGAGGTTCCCGGCAACGTGTCGAACCACAAGGGGATCAACCTTCCGGGCGTTCCCGTGTCCGTGCCCGCCCTGTCGGAAAAAGACGTTGAGGACTTGCGGTTCGGTTTGCACATGGGTGCGGACTGGGTGGCTTTGTCGTTCGTGCGCGACGCACAAGACGCGGCCCACGTTCGCCAGATCATGGCGGAAGAAGAAATCTGGATCCCGGTGATCGCAAAACTCGAAAAGCCACAGGCCGTGGAAAGTTTGCGGGATGTCGTGGGTGCCTTTGACGGCATTATGGTCGCCCGAGGTGACCTGGGAGTCGAACTGCCCCTCGAGCAGGTGCCCATTGTGCAGAAGCGGGCCATCGAGTTGTGCCGTCGTCAAGCTAAGCCGGTCATTGTTGCCACGCAGATGCTGGAGTCGATGATCGATGAGTCGCGTCCGACGCGCGCCGAGGTGTCCGACTGCGCGAACGCCGTGCTGGACGGGGCCGATGCCCTCATGCTCAGTGGTGAAACCGCAGTGGGAACGTATTGGAAAGAAGCCGTGCGCACCATGGCTTCGATCATTGAGTCGACTGAAGCGCATGGCCTGGAACGCGTTCCGCCCTTGGGAACCGAACCGCACACCCGCGGTGGCGCAATTACGGCAGCGGCTGTTCAGATTGCACGTCAGCTCAAGATCGACCTGTTGTGTACGTTCACGCAGTCGGGTGACTCGGTGCGTCGCATGTCGCGTATTCGCGCAGACAAGCCCATCCTGGCTTTTACCCCCGATGTTCGCGTCCGCCACCAGCTGGCTCTGTCATGGGGTGTGCGCACGTTCTTGGTCAACCCCATGCGCCATACGGATGAAATGGCGCGTCAGGTCGATGAGATCTTGTTGAGTTCTGGTCTGGCTGAGGACGGACAGCTGTGTGTCATCGTTGCGGGTTCGCCTCCAGGAATTGCTGGATCTACGAACGCTCTGCGCGTTCACGCGGTTGGGGACACCATTAAAGGTGTGGCTCCGGTGTATCGCGAAGATCAGGATCGTAACCAATCCGGTGGTTACGGGGAGATTCCAGAACCGCCCACGGGTTCGCAACACGTGATCCGTGAGGACTGA
- the hisI gene encoding phosphoribosyl-AMP cyclohydrolase — protein sequence MSEIAVTDVSYGPNGLVPAVVQDTHTKDVLMLAWMNEEALRLTLTTGKATYWSRSRQQLWVKGETSGHTQKVVSVHVDCDADTVLLEVEQTGAACHTLTPTCFTGRRLNADDVTE from the coding sequence ATGAGTGAAATTGCAGTAACGGACGTGTCCTACGGCCCTAACGGGCTGGTGCCTGCAGTCGTGCAAGACACGCACACAAAGGACGTGCTCATGCTCGCCTGGATGAACGAAGAGGCCCTGCGTCTGACTCTGACAACGGGCAAGGCCACGTACTGGTCACGGTCACGACAACAGCTCTGGGTGAAAGGTGAAACCTCCGGGCACACGCAGAAGGTAGTGAGCGTGCACGTGGATTGTGACGCTGATACCGTTCTTCTCGAAGTTGAACAGACCGGGGCCGCATGCCACACGCTCACACCCACGTGCTTCACAGGAAGAAGGCTCAATGCAGATGACGTCACTGAGTGA
- the trpB gene encoding tryptophan synthase subunit beta: MGPYFGDFGGRFISEALVPALDEIDETWQKAMVDPEFKDELARLQAEYVGRPSLLTEATRFSAHCGGARVFLKREDLNHTGSHKINNVIGQALLTKRMGKKRVIAETGAGQHGVATATAAALFGLECTVYMGYEDTQRQALNVARMRLLGAEVVAVKNGTATLKDAMNEALRDWVANVADTHYLIGTVAGPHPFPAMVRSFQRIIGDEARAQILEATGQLPDAVCACVGGGSNAMGIFAAFLDDSDVQLYGFEAGGDGIDTGRHAARFSGGRPGVLHGSKTYILQDEDGQTLPSHSVSAGLDYPSVGPEHAHLFDSGRAIYEPVVDDEAMEAFKLLSRTEGIIPAIESSHGLAGAMRVGKRLGPDATILVNLSGRGDKDMTTAAKWFNYIDEGATQA; this comes from the coding sequence ATGGGACCGTATTTTGGTGATTTCGGTGGGCGTTTTATTTCCGAAGCGCTCGTGCCTGCGTTGGACGAAATCGACGAAACCTGGCAAAAAGCGATGGTCGACCCCGAGTTTAAAGACGAACTGGCCCGCCTTCAGGCTGAGTACGTGGGTCGTCCCAGTTTGTTGACCGAAGCGACCCGGTTTAGCGCTCACTGCGGGGGAGCGCGCGTGTTCCTCAAGCGCGAGGACCTCAACCACACGGGAAGCCACAAGATCAACAACGTCATTGGTCAGGCCCTGCTCACCAAGCGCATGGGTAAAAAGCGTGTGATCGCTGAAACTGGGGCTGGTCAGCACGGTGTTGCGACGGCTACCGCGGCTGCGCTCTTTGGCCTGGAATGCACGGTGTACATGGGATATGAGGACACCCAGCGGCAGGCGTTGAACGTGGCGCGTATGCGCCTTTTGGGCGCCGAGGTCGTTGCCGTGAAGAACGGCACCGCCACCTTGAAGGACGCCATGAACGAGGCATTGCGCGACTGGGTTGCCAACGTTGCGGATACGCATTATTTGATTGGGACCGTCGCTGGGCCACACCCGTTCCCGGCCATGGTGCGCAGTTTTCAGCGGATCATTGGTGATGAGGCCCGCGCGCAGATTCTGGAAGCGACGGGCCAGTTGCCGGATGCCGTGTGCGCGTGTGTGGGTGGCGGATCGAACGCGATGGGGATCTTCGCAGCGTTCTTAGATGACTCCGACGTTCAGCTGTACGGGTTCGAAGCTGGGGGAGACGGTATCGACACGGGTCGCCACGCTGCACGTTTCTCCGGTGGTAGGCCAGGTGTGCTCCACGGTTCAAAGACCTACATTTTGCAAGACGAGGACGGCCAGACGCTCCCGTCGCACTCCGTGTCAGCCGGTCTGGACTACCCGTCCGTGGGGCCGGAACACGCGCACCTGTTCGACTCTGGTCGTGCGATTTACGAACCCGTTGTCGACGACGAAGCCATGGAAGCGTTTAAGCTTTTGTCGCGAACCGAAGGAATCATCCCAGCTATTGAGAGCTCACATGGGCTTGCAGGCGCCATGCGTGTGGGGAAGCGACTGGGTCCAGATGCCACGATTCTGGTGAATCTGTCTGGCCGTGGCGATAAAGACATGACCACTGCAGCGAAGTGGTTCAACTACATTGACGAAGGGGCGACGCAAGCATGA
- the trpA gene encoding tryptophan synthase subunit alpha — MTAVSELLGTVANQGRSAALIGYLPVGYPTVDESIEAMVALAKNGCDIVEVGMPYSDPGMDGPVIQHAAETALENGVRTEDLFRAVSAVAEAGALPVVMTYWNIVYQYGVEAFAKRLHESGGAGIITPDLIPDEAHDWIDVASRYDLGRIFLAAPSSTPERIATIVNSSSGFVYAASTMGVTGTRDSVDSHARNLVERLKSAGAQHVCVGLGVNNAQQVAELAEYADGVIVGSALVKALTSGGPEAVGELAASLHTGTLKEPTA, encoded by the coding sequence ATGACCGCCGTGAGTGAACTACTGGGTACAGTTGCCAACCAGGGTCGTAGTGCCGCTCTGATCGGTTACTTGCCCGTGGGCTACCCAACGGTCGATGAGTCGATTGAGGCGATGGTGGCACTGGCCAAAAACGGGTGCGACATCGTTGAGGTGGGCATGCCGTACTCTGATCCCGGCATGGATGGTCCGGTGATCCAGCATGCGGCTGAAACCGCGCTCGAAAATGGGGTCCGCACAGAAGACTTGTTCCGCGCGGTTTCAGCAGTTGCTGAGGCCGGGGCACTGCCCGTGGTCATGACGTACTGGAACATCGTCTATCAGTACGGAGTCGAAGCATTCGCCAAACGCCTGCACGAGTCCGGAGGCGCGGGGATCATCACCCCGGACTTGATTCCGGACGAAGCACACGACTGGATCGACGTGGCTAGCCGCTACGACCTCGGCCGGATCTTCTTAGCTGCGCCGTCGTCCACGCCTGAACGCATTGCCACGATTGTGAATAGTTCAAGCGGGTTCGTGTACGCGGCGTCGACCATGGGTGTCACTGGCACGCGTGACTCGGTTGATTCGCACGCCCGTAACCTGGTTGAACGACTCAAGTCAGCCGGGGCCCAGCACGTGTGCGTGGGCCTGGGTGTGAACAACGCCCAGCAGGTCGCCGAACTTGCCGAATACGCTGATGGCGTTATTGTGGGCTCGGCGCTGGTAAAAGCACTCACCTCCGGAGGGCCGGAAGCCGTGGGTGAACTCGCCGCGTCACTGCATACCGGAACACTGAAGGAACCTACCGCATGA
- a CDS encoding carboxyl transferase domain-containing protein, with protein sequence MKRLSVSELLDIVVDPGTFQSWDEEPIVPAGGISEDYAADLEAAREKSGVDEAVVTGEGMVKGRRVALVACEFRFLAGSIGVAAAERLVQAIERATAEGLPVLAGPASGGTRMQEGTVAFLSMVKITAAVHAHRKAGLPFLVYLRHPTTGGVFASWGSLGHFTVAEPGALVGFLGPRVYEQIYNQKFPEGVQTSDNLHRHGIIDGIIGPERIPETVSKVLGILMGAREVPSPVADPHTAPEVEPKDTHAWDIITASRNPDRPGVRELLRWGASDVVPLSGTGQGESDRGLLLALARFGSAPAIVLGQDRRRQRSHEPMGPAALRQARRGMALAGELHIPLVTVIDTPGAALSKAAEEGGLAGEIARSLSDLVTLKAPTVSLIMGEGSGGGALALIPTDRVLTAQNGWLSPLPPEGASAIVYRDTEHAAEMAQYQKVQAEHLKANGIADRIIAEKPDATDEPQEFVKRVASALEYEIIDLMRKPIHRRYGQRLDRYRALGL encoded by the coding sequence TTGTAGACCCAGGCACGTTTCAAAGTTGGGACGAAGAACCGATTGTCCCCGCGGGAGGGATTTCCGAGGACTACGCGGCTGACCTTGAGGCGGCACGCGAGAAGTCCGGGGTTGACGAAGCCGTTGTCACCGGCGAAGGCATGGTGAAAGGCCGGCGCGTGGCCCTGGTCGCGTGTGAGTTCCGGTTCCTCGCCGGCTCGATCGGTGTGGCGGCAGCCGAACGTTTAGTGCAAGCGATTGAGCGCGCAACGGCCGAAGGGCTTCCGGTTTTGGCGGGCCCGGCCTCGGGCGGAACCCGCATGCAAGAAGGAACAGTTGCGTTCCTTTCGATGGTCAAGATCACCGCGGCCGTCCACGCTCACCGCAAAGCAGGTCTGCCATTCCTGGTGTACCTGCGCCACCCCACAACCGGAGGTGTGTTCGCCTCCTGGGGTTCGCTGGGACACTTCACCGTGGCCGAACCCGGAGCCCTCGTGGGCTTCCTGGGACCACGCGTGTACGAACAGATCTACAACCAGAAATTCCCTGAAGGCGTGCAGACTTCAGACAATCTGCACCGCCACGGAATTATCGACGGAATCATTGGGCCCGAACGGATTCCGGAGACCGTCTCCAAGGTCCTGGGAATCCTCATGGGTGCCCGCGAAGTCCCCAGCCCTGTAGCCGACCCACACACGGCCCCGGAAGTTGAGCCCAAAGACACGCACGCGTGGGACATCATCACCGCGTCGCGCAACCCAGACCGGCCCGGTGTGCGCGAACTCCTGCGGTGGGGTGCCAGCGATGTAGTGCCACTGTCTGGAACCGGCCAAGGTGAAAGTGACCGAGGTCTGCTCCTGGCTCTGGCTCGCTTTGGGTCGGCGCCCGCGATCGTTCTGGGACAAGACCGACGCCGTCAGCGTAGCCACGAACCCATGGGCCCGGCGGCACTTCGCCAGGCCCGCCGCGGAATGGCCCTGGCTGGTGAACTGCACATTCCTCTTGTCACTGTCATCGACACGCCCGGTGCGGCGCTGTCGAAGGCGGCCGAAGAAGGTGGGCTCGCAGGTGAAATCGCGCGATCGCTGTCGGACCTGGTGACGCTCAAAGCGCCCACCGTGTCACTCATCATGGGTGAAGGATCCGGCGGCGGAGCACTCGCACTCATTCCCACGGATAGGGTTCTCACCGCACAGAACGGCTGGCTGTCGCCGCTTCCGCCGGAAGGGGCCTCGGCGATTGTGTACCGGGACACCGAACACGCTGCCGAGATGGCGCAATACCAAAAGGTGCAGGCGGAACACTTGAAAGCCAACGGAATTGCCGACCGCATTATTGCGGAAAAGCCCGACGCAACCGATGAGCCGCAAGAGTTCGTCAAGCGGGTGGCATCAGCTCTCGAGTACGAAATCATCGACCTCATGCGCAAACCCATCCACCGACGCTACGGCCAGCGTCTGGACCGGTACCGGGCACTGGGGCTGTAA
- the lgt gene encoding prolipoprotein diacylglyceryl transferase, translating to MNGIPSPTWSGFSLGPLTIHAYALCILTGIAVALWLTNKRWIARGGTSDDLWNIAVWTVPAGIIGGRLYHIFSTPAPYFGPGGDPVAALYIWNGGLGIWGAVALGVLVAYLVARHYGIRFLSFIDAAAPGLILAQAIGRWGNWFNQELFGAPTTLPWGLQIDPASPNWPDPSLPADTLFHPTFLYESVWNVIGAVLLIWAGTKFQLKHGQVFYAYICYYTLGRVWIEALRIDTAEHILGLRLNVWTSILVFVLGAVLFIVSRSRYGAGTDVAHSRERVAYDVAAKSHDNPDDFPPYTRGATAPGVREVGFGPQTMSLPIVEEAEPVSDKSFGFYGAVTSTISIVPQVPDKRGDQTR from the coding sequence ATGAACGGAATCCCGTCACCCACATGGAGTGGGTTTTCGCTTGGACCTCTGACGATCCACGCGTACGCGCTGTGTATTCTGACGGGAATTGCGGTTGCTCTGTGGCTCACCAACAAGCGGTGGATCGCCCGTGGCGGAACGTCCGACGACCTGTGGAACATCGCCGTGTGGACGGTGCCAGCGGGAATCATCGGTGGGCGCTTGTACCACATCTTTTCTACCCCGGCGCCGTACTTTGGCCCCGGTGGTGACCCTGTAGCCGCGCTCTACATTTGGAACGGTGGCTTAGGCATCTGGGGTGCCGTTGCGCTGGGTGTTTTGGTCGCGTATCTGGTGGCCCGGCACTATGGGATTCGGTTCTTGTCCTTCATTGACGCGGCCGCCCCGGGGCTGATCCTCGCCCAGGCGATTGGCCGCTGGGGAAACTGGTTCAATCAAGAACTGTTCGGAGCGCCCACGACTCTTCCATGGGGACTGCAGATCGACCCGGCCAGCCCCAACTGGCCCGACCCCTCACTCCCTGCAGACACGCTGTTCCACCCCACGTTCCTGTATGAAAGCGTGTGGAACGTTATTGGCGCGGTGCTCCTCATCTGGGCAGGCACAAAGTTCCAGCTCAAGCACGGGCAAGTGTTCTACGCCTACATCTGCTACTACACGCTGGGTCGCGTGTGGATCGAAGCACTGCGCATCGACACGGCAGAACACATCCTGGGCTTGCGACTCAACGTGTGGACATCCATCCTGGTGTTCGTTCTTGGCGCGGTGCTGTTCATCGTGTCCCGGAGCCGCTACGGTGCGGGCACAGACGTTGCCCACTCACGTGAGCGGGTCGCATACGACGTCGCCGCGAAATCGCACGACAACCCGGACGACTTCCCGCCCTACACTCGCGGAGCCACAGCTCCCGGCGTTCGCGAAGTGGGCTTTGGCCCTCAGACCATGTCGCTACCAATCGTCGAAGAAGCGGAGCCTGTAAGCGATAAATCATTCGGCTTTTACGGGGCTGTCACGTCTACGATTTCGATCGTTCCGCAGGTTCCAGATAAACGGGGAGACCAGACGCGCTGA
- a CDS encoding HGxxPAAW family protein produces MKSQYRNGAFDLDKSTIDYEAIQDPGHGHSVAGWVPAVMVMLAAISGTIGFVFGPFMLVWVGVGLVVLAILLAPILHKAGLGPKKHHNTLAK; encoded by the coding sequence ATGAAATCTCAGTACCGCAACGGGGCCTTTGACCTCGACAAGTCAACAATTGACTACGAAGCGATTCAAGACCCCGGCCACGGACACTCGGTTGCAGGCTGGGTGCCAGCAGTCATGGTGATGCTTGCAGCGATTTCCGGAACCATTGGTTTCGTGTTTGGCCCCTTCATGCTGGTGTGGGTTGGCGTAGGTCTGGTTGTTTTGGCAATTCTTCTGGCCCCCATCCTCCACAAGGCAGGTTTGGGACCTAAGAAGCACCACAACACGCTAGCCAAGTGA
- the trpE gene encoding anthranilate synthase component I: MQMTSLSEFTRLGDKHRIVPVYATVLADNETPLSVYRKITRGNPGEFLLESASNGTWSRYSFVGRNPLATITADANGEVVWLGEVPEGAPTQGDPLSVVEDVLELLQAAPHPSLPPMISSLVGYLGWDIIRRIENLGPSPLREDALPELSMSIPGDVVIVDHYTNELTLVANVVNVNGEESGIEAAYQRGVERVERLLADINTSSDPSLSVYTRPTPEVSYRTEPADYLAAIDEAKKRIVDGDIFQVVLGQRFDMDVDATPLDVYRMLRNTNPSQFMYIMNMPGVDGDDFTVIGSSPEALVTVKDSEVVTHPIAGSRPRGTTDAQDAALARELLADEKERAEHLMLVDLARNDLAKVCVPGTVDVVEYMEIERYSTIMHIGSTVTGQLRDGVTGVDVVKATFPAGTLSGAPKPSALRIIDELETVSRNVYGGVVGYMSFAGDLDLAIAIRTGVMRAGTLTVYAGAGIVADSDPESELTESKNKAASVLNAGAAANTLGSVGTRGEDE, translated from the coding sequence ATGCAGATGACGTCACTGAGTGAGTTCACGCGCTTAGGCGATAAACACAGAATCGTCCCGGTGTACGCCACCGTGTTGGCTGACAACGAAACGCCACTGTCGGTGTACCGCAAGATCACACGAGGCAACCCCGGCGAGTTCCTGCTTGAGTCCGCTTCAAACGGGACGTGGTCACGGTACTCCTTTGTGGGGCGTAACCCTCTGGCCACCATCACTGCTGACGCCAACGGTGAGGTCGTGTGGTTGGGCGAGGTTCCCGAAGGTGCGCCTACGCAGGGTGACCCGTTGTCAGTAGTGGAAGATGTGCTCGAGCTTCTGCAGGCGGCTCCGCACCCATCTTTGCCGCCCATGATTTCGTCCTTAGTGGGGTACTTGGGTTGGGACATTATCCGGCGCATTGAAAACCTGGGGCCCAGCCCGTTGCGCGAGGACGCGCTTCCAGAACTGTCCATGTCGATTCCCGGCGACGTGGTGATCGTAGACCACTACACCAACGAGCTCACGTTGGTGGCCAACGTAGTCAACGTCAACGGTGAAGAGTCCGGAATCGAAGCGGCCTATCAACGTGGGGTTGAGCGGGTTGAACGTCTGCTGGCCGATATCAACACGTCCAGTGACCCGTCCTTGAGCGTCTACACGCGACCCACCCCAGAGGTCTCGTACAGGACGGAACCCGCGGATTACTTGGCAGCGATCGACGAAGCGAAGAAGCGGATTGTCGACGGCGATATTTTCCAAGTGGTGCTGGGGCAGCGATTCGACATGGACGTGGACGCCACACCACTTGACGTGTACCGCATGTTGCGCAACACCAACCCCAGCCAGTTCATGTACATCATGAACATGCCGGGAGTCGACGGCGACGACTTCACTGTCATCGGCTCGTCCCCGGAAGCGTTGGTGACCGTGAAAGACTCTGAAGTTGTTACCCACCCCATTGCGGGGTCGCGCCCACGTGGCACTACGGATGCGCAGGACGCCGCGCTGGCTCGCGAGCTCTTGGCTGATGAGAAGGAACGCGCTGAACACCTCATGTTGGTGGACCTTGCGCGCAACGACCTGGCCAAAGTGTGTGTTCCCGGGACCGTTGACGTGGTCGAATACATGGAGATTGAACGGTACAGCACCATCATGCACATCGGATCCACGGTCACGGGTCAGTTGCGCGACGGTGTGACGGGCGTGGACGTCGTCAAGGCCACGTTTCCCGCCGGCACGCTGTCAGGGGCTCCCAAGCCGTCGGCCCTTCGGATCATTGACGAACTCGAAACCGTCTCCCGCAACGTGTATGGCGGGGTCGTGGGGTACATGAGTTTCGCGGGTGACCTGGACTTGGCGATCGCGATCCGCACCGGTGTCATGCGCGCAGGCACACTCACGGTGTACGCCGGCGCCGGAATCGTGGCCGACTCCGATCCAGAATCAGAACTCACGGAATCGAAAAACAAGGCCGCCTCCGTGCTCAACGCCGGCGCGGCCGCGAACACCCTCGGTTCTGTGGGGACACGCGGGGAGGACGAGTGA